A portion of the Ascochyta rabiei chromosome 13, complete sequence genome contains these proteins:
- a CDS encoding 3-oxoacyl-[acyl-carrier-protein] reductase codes for MVVTVPTASLEGQVALITGAGRGIGRGCAIELGKRGASVIVNYVSSEGPAQEVVKIIQGFNNGAKAIAIQADVSKVSEITRLFEQGKKAFGKINIVMSNSGTESWDVTEEITEEKYDHVFNLNTRAQFFVGQTAYKYIEDNGRIILMSSIAAGLLGVKDHALYNASKMAVIGFIKAFATDFGKRGITVNGVAPGGIKSDMFTQNAWHYIPGGSPDWSAEKIEGLMASHCPLGRCAVPEDVARVVAFLASEDGGWVNGQVLTISGGSSQ; via the coding sequence ATGGTCGTCACAGTCCCCACCGCCTCCCTCGAGGGCCAGGTCGCCCTTATCACCGGCGCCGGCCGCGGTATTGGTCGGGGTTGTGCCATCGAGCTGGGCAAGCGCGGCGCTTCCGTCATCGTCAACTACGTCTCGTCAGAAGGCCCGGCACAGGAAGTCGTCAAGATCATCCAAGGCTTCAACAACGGCGCCAAAGCCATCGCCATCCAAGCCGATGTCAGCAAAGTCAGTGAGATCACACGCCTCTTTGAACAAGGCAAGAAAGCTTTTGGCAAAATCAACATCGTCATGTCCAACTCGGGCACCGAGTCCTGGGACGTGACCGAGGAGATCACAGAGGAGAAGTACGATCACGTCTTCAACCTCAACACGCGCGCCCAGTTCTTTGTCGGCCAGACGGCGTACAAGTACATCGAGGACAACGGCCGCATCATCCTCATGAGCTCCATCGCCGCCGGCCTGCTAGGCGTCAAGGACCACGCTCTGTACAACGCGAGCAAGATGGCCGTTATTGGCTTCATCAAGGCCTTCGCCACCGACTTTGGAAAGCGTGGGATCACCGTCAACGGAGTCGCACCTGGCGGAATCAAGAGCGACATGTTCACACAAAACGCTTGGCACTATATCCCAGGAGGCAGTCCTGACTGGTCCGCTGAGAAGATCGAGGGCCTGATGGCGAGCCACTGTCCGCTGGGGCGGTGTGCTGTGCCCGAGGACGTAGCAAGAGTCGTTGCCTTTCTGGCGAGCGAGGATGGCGGGTGGGTCAACGGGCAGGTCTTGACTATTTCTGGAGGCTCGTCGCAGTAG
- a CDS encoding Alpha-galactosidase: MVGPNLALLSLSGAAVAAAQSFQSTPVLGWNSYNQVACSPNNDGITKAINALADRGFVAAGYNYFQVDCGWASRDGQRNASTGALEINASAFPNGLKPLSDLARSKGMKWTMYSDAGVRMCDTQVPSPVLGTLGHEAVDADFFKSLNTEYVKYDNCYVDGPNTNQNAPKDPRTDFASRFGVMWKELQRVDIPGMLICQWGTPFSTSGGLQGPKDWTKGISTSFRLSDDIAQGWGNVYRIYNQAVHIAASGVIGPGHIADADLLEVGNQGMTFDEQATHFAAWAMLKSALMISTDVAALSNDAVKVLQNKDLLAINQDSAVKPITLKQRWTSDRDLWSGDLANGDAAVLVVDLSNARRTLTVQLASLGIQSATIKDLWSGTTTQNAASFSKQVNARGSLALRLSNIKRTSTTTKYSYISASTGSLAAGANLQSCSGCTSTNKVGNLGGPSNGALTLSNIRTSQATQAVHFDYINGEVGYLGGSNNERLASISVNGGAAKTVSFPLTGYNWDKDVLKSYAVELSGFSTTGTNSIVIKGVGSAYAPDVDRVGVVA, translated from the exons ATGGTTGGCCCCAATCTTGCCCTTCTCTCCCTCTCCGGCGCCGCCGTTGCAGCAGCGCAGTCCTTCCAATCCACGCCCGTCCTTGGCTGGAACTCCTACAACCAGGTTGCCTGCAGCCCAAATAATGACGGCATCACCAAAGCCATCAATGCGCTCGCTGACCGCGGCTTCGTCGCTGCAGGCTACAATTACTTCCAAGTCGACTGTGGCTGGGCCTCGCGCGACGGCCAACGCAATGCTTCCACCGGAGCGTTGGAGATCAATGCGAGTGCGTTCCCGAACGGACTCAAGCCGTTGAGCGATCTTGCGCGGAGCAAGGGTATGAAGTGGACTATGTATTCCGATGCTGGCGTGAGAATGTGCGATACTCAGGTGCCGAGTCCGGTGTTAGGGACGCTGGGGCATGAAGCTGTTGATGCGGATTTCTTCAAGAGTCTGAACACAGAGTATGTCAAGT ACGACAACTGCTATGTCGATGGACCAAATACCAACCAAAACGCACCCAAAGACCCGAGAACCGATTTTGCGTCTCGCTTTGGAGTGATGTGGAAGGAGTTGCAGCGCGTGGATATTCCGGGCATGCTGATCTGCCAGTGGGGTACTCCGTTCTCTACTTCAGGAGGCCTGCAAGGCCCCAAAGACTGGACCAAGGGTATCTCGACATCGTTCCGTCTGTCAGATGACATTGCTCAGGGCTGGGGAAATGTCTACCGTATCTACAACCAGGCTGTTCACATCGCTGCATCTGGTGTTATTGGACCCGGCCATATCGCCGATGCCGATCTGCTTGAGGTTGGTAACCAGGGCATGACTTTCGACGAGCAAGCTACGCATTTCGCGGCCTGGGCTATGCTGAAGTCTGCTCTCATGATCTCTACCGACGTAGCGGCCTTGTCTAACGATGCCGTTAAAGTCTTGCAGAACAAGGATTTGCTCGCCATCAACCAGGACTCGGCCGTCAAACCCATCACACTGAAACAACGCTGGACCTCTGACCGCGATCTGTGGAGCGGCGATTTGGCCAATGGCGATGCGGCCGTCCTAGTCGTAGATCTCAGCAACGCGCGCCGCACTCTAACCGTCCAGCTCGCTTCACTCGGTATCCAGTCTGCAACCATCAAAGACCTATGGTCTGGCACAACCACCCAAAATGCCGCCTCGTTCTCCAAGCAAGTAAACGCCCGCGGCTCGCTCGCTCTGCGCTTGTCCAACATCAAGCGCACCTCTACCACGACCAAGTACAGCTACATCTCCGCATCCACCGGCTCCCTGGCTGCCGGCGCAAATCTCCAGTCCTGCTCGGGCTGCACCTCGACCAACAAAGTCGGCAACCTCGGCGGCCCCTCCAACGGCGCGCTCACCCTGAGCAACATCCGCACCAGCCAGGCTACCCAGGCAGTGCACTTCGACTACATCAACGGCGAAGTCGGCTACCTGGGCGGCAGCAACAACGAGCGGCTAGCGTCCATCAGCGTGAACGGCGGTGCGGCCAAAACAGTCAGCTTCCCGCTCACGGGATATAACTGGGACAAGGACGTGCTGAAGAGCTACGCAGTGGAGCTGTCTGGCTTCAGCACAACAGGAACGAACAGCATTGTGATTAAGGGGGTTGGGAGCGCTTACGCACCGGACGTCGATAGGGTGGGTGTTGTTGCATAG
- a CDS encoding Glutathione transferase — translation MSSQTKPLILHAHATGPNPIKVAIALELLKLPYEVKSWEFGDDPKNGVKGATFLKINENGRVPALEDPNTGVVSWESGAILNYVRRQYDADGTKLGPRSAYGGKPSAQDVVDFEKWEYFLLTTLGPMTGQTNWYRHYNPTKNEDALKRYVEQTDRCYSVLEGQLKKTNGESILPGGISAVDAHFEPWVRQHEYAQVPLDRHPTVQKWLEKMKGLDGVKNAYKKIQEASK, via the exons ATGTCATCTCAAACTAAGCCTCTCATTCTGCACGCTCATGCAACAGGACCAAACCCCATTAAAGTTGCCATCGCCCTGGAACTCCTCAAGCTTCCATACGAAGTCAAGTCTTGGGAATTCGGTGACGACCCAAAGAACGGCGTCAAAGGTGCCACGTTTCTCAAGATCAACGAGAACGGCCGTGTCCCAGCTCTTGAGGATCCCAACACCGGCGTTGTTAGCTGGGAAAGCGGTGCTATTCTCAACTATGTAAGGAGGCAGTACGATGCCGACGGCACGAAGCTGGGACCGAGGAGTGCCTATGGTGGAAAGCCATCGGCGCAGGACgttgttgatttcgagaagTGGGAGTACTTCCTCTTGACCACGCTCGGGCCGATGACGGGACAGACAAATTGGTACAG GCACTACAATCCCACCAAGAACGAGGATGCTCTGAAGCGCTATGTCGAGCAGACGGATCGATGCTACTCAGTTCTGGAAGGCCAGCTTAAGAAGACAAATGGTGAGAGCATTCTTCCTGGCGGTATTTCGGCGGTCGATGCTCATTTCGAGCCTTGGGTCCGCCAGCATGAGTATGCGCAAGTGCCGCTTGACAGACATCCTACTGTTCAGAAGTGGTTGGAGAAGATGAAGGGCTTGGATGGGGTGAAAAACGCATACAAGAAGATCCAGGAGGCTTCAAAATAA
- a CDS encoding mitochondrial import receptor subunit Tom22 — MVKLEEVMDEEFVREQDGPHDEDEWDTDSESDLESESSFVAPDETLYERITALKDIIPASTRRSITSKYETVSSWTKSGLLFGGKTLWVVSTSALLLGVPWALAYSEEQMIVEQERAELMNQRAQNEFMAPGAQDAKPAL; from the exons ATGGTCAAGCTCGAGGAAGTCATGGACGAGGAGTTCGTCCGCGAGCAGGACGGCCCCCATGACGAGGATGAATGGGACACAGACTCTG AGTCGGACCTGGAATCCGAATCCTCGTTCGTGGCGCCCGACGAGACGCTATACGAGCGCATCACCGCGCTGAAAGACATCATCCCGGCCTCGACGCGCCGCTCGATCACCTCAAAGTACGAGACGGTCAGCTCGTGGACAAAGAGCGGGCTGCTGTTTGGCGGCAAGACGCTGTGGGTCGTCAGCACGAGCGCGCTGCTGTTGGGCGTCCCCTGGGCGCTGGCCTACAGCGAGGAGCAGATGATTGTCGAGCAGGAGCGCGCCGAGCTGATGAACCAGAGGGCGCAGAACGAG TTCATGGCCCCTGGTGCCCAGGACGCGAAGCCTGCGTTGTAA
- a CDS encoding translocase of outer mitochondrial membrane: MAAPPQLVVASPTKEEAVSAVLSHNGILPGRLGELYNAFQERREALGLANPGTVEGIAREVQRDVFLNNASFSGLRAELTKAFSAAPLFQVAHSLSMGSQVQPPYSYMVLYGSPRTFMQGNLDNEMQFSGRFNWRWTSAFVSKSAVQLTSQGNMVSLENDYTGSDFSASLKAVNPSLLDGGITGMIMASYLQAVTPRLSLGIDAFWSRPASAYPPELNVSYAARYKAADWMACGQIIPDRGVLEASYWRRLTEKVETGINCNLAFAGIGPGGPMAGPQKEGQVTIGAKYDFRTTSFRAQIDNKGTVGCLLEKMIAPPIRITFSGEIDHKTSAAKLGLAVAIEAADEAVMEQQEIPGAAQQAGAIPF, encoded by the exons ATGGCCGCACCGCCGCAGCTCGTAGTCGCCAGCCCGACCAAGGAGGAGGCTGTCTCCGCCGTTCTCTCGCACAACGGCATCCTGCCCGGCCGGCTGGGCGAGCTGTACAATGCCTTCCAGGAGCGGAGAGAGGCGCTCGGCCTGGCCAACCCGGGCACCGTCGAGGGCATTGCGCGCGAGGTGCAGCGCGACGTGTTCCTGAACAACGCCAGCTTCTCGGGCCTGCGCGCTGAGCTCACCAAGGCCTTCAGCGCCGCCCCGCTCTTCCAGGTCGCCCACTCGCTGTCGATGGGCTCGCAGGTCCAGCCGCCCTACTCGTACATGGTCCTCTATGGATCGCCAAGG ACATTCATGCAGGGTAACCTCGACAACGAGATGCAGTTCTCCGGCCGCTTCAACTGGCGATGGACCTCGGCCTTTGTCTCCAAGTCGGCCGTCCAGCTCACGTCGCAGGGCAACATGGTCTCGCTCGAGAACGACTACACCGGCTCCGACTTCTCCGCCTCGCTGAAGGCTGTCAACCCCTCGCTTCTCGACGGAGGCATCACCGGCATGATCATGGCCAGCTACCTGCAGGCCGTCACACCAAGGCTGTCGCTCGGCATCGACGCCTTCTGGAGCCGCCCGGCCTCTGCCTACCCGCCAGAGCTCAACGTCTCGTACGCTGCGCGCTACAAGGCCGCCGACTGGATGGCCTGCGGTCAGATCATCCCCGATCGCGGTGTGCTCGAGGCCTCCTACTGGCGCAGGCTCACCGAGAAGGTCGAGACGGGCATCAACTGCAACCTTGCCTTTGCTGGAATCGGTCCTGGCGGCCCCATGGCCGGCCCCCAGAAGGAGGGCCAGGTCACCATCGGTGCCAAGTACGACTTCCGCACAACTTCTTTCAGGGCGCAAATCGACAACAAGGGCACAGTCGGCTGTCTGTTGGAGAAGATGATCGCACCGCCGATCCGCATCACCTTCTCTGGTGAGATTGACCACAAAACA AGCGCCGCCAAGCTCGGTCTTGCCGTTGCGATAGAAGCTGCCGACGAGGCTGTCATGGAGCAGCAAGAGATTCCCGGTGCCGCCCAGCAGGCCGGCGCCATCCCCTTCTAA